The proteins below come from a single Nostoc sp. KVJ3 genomic window:
- a CDS encoding UPF0182 family protein produces the protein MYWKWGFRLLIGFFGLWLLLDMGSHLGADIFWFQEVGYLQVFLMRVVTCGVLWVLVAGITATYLLLNLALAKRLKYPPSLKIESAKLGSELTSFLSPNYPGCNETPILAPQGFQPLKLRWLLPLTLVLSLLIGLMMAHYGQIALFYWHSPVNLTIPALFRPETIWQLLKQIVSQVWYLGFIAGVAIAILIYPEFFLSAIAVLFSLIFAFIISQNWPKVLQYFHPTLFNSTEPLFGEDISFYIFSLPLWELLELWLMGLCLYGFVAVTLTYLMSADSLSQGIFPGFSPQQQRHLFGMGGLLMLVVALSYWQSRYELVYSSRGVSYGASYTDVTAQLPAYTVLCVMAVAIAFYLLGRTLFWKPKSQYRPLVFYGLAVYLVMVAATDIVLPTVVQYLIVQPNELQREQPYIQRTIALTRQAFDLEAIDTRTFNPKGTLTEADIQKNDLTIRNIRLWDQRPLLETNRQLQQIRPYYRFPDADIDRYILKTDLTSPRPTASQKPLEPIEKEAGEQGAGSKGDGTERDSTSSVALASRRVRELLNRSRGLRPMFRSATRQESGVIPPRSLPPAKSLFVEPTERRQVLIAARELDYSAVPQEAQTWINRHLIYTHGFGFTVSPVNTVGAGGLPEYFVKDISGDSSALTTASKAIRDSIPIGQPRIYYGEITNSYVMTGTKVRELDYPSGSDNVYNSYDGLGGIEIGSAWRRWLFAMYLKDWQMVLTRDFLPDTKVLLRRNVKQRIQAIAPFLKFDSDPYLVAAAANQDSPSHPSYLYWIVDAYTTSDRYPYSDTGSDGINYIRNSIKVVIDAYHGTVKFYIADQNDPIIATWSAIFPQMFKPLSSMPVNLRSHTRYPVDFFKLQSERLMIYHMTDPQVFYNREDQWQIPNEIYGSEPRPVEPYYLITSLPTVTFVDAASRKEEFILLLPYTPKQRTNLIAWLAARSDGKNYGRLFLYVFPKERLVYGPEQIEARINQDPVISQQISLWNRQGSRAIQGNLLVIPIEQSLLYVEPIYLEATQNSLPTLVRVVVAYENRIVMAQTLEQALQGIFKPEVTPAPPIIRPFEEAAPRG, from the coding sequence ATGTATTGGAAATGGGGCTTTAGACTATTAATTGGATTTTTCGGTCTGTGGCTACTCTTGGATATGGGTTCCCACTTGGGTGCAGATATTTTTTGGTTTCAGGAAGTCGGCTATCTCCAAGTATTTCTGATGAGAGTGGTGACTTGTGGTGTTTTGTGGGTACTCGTGGCTGGGATAACTGCTACCTATCTACTGCTAAACCTTGCTTTAGCAAAACGACTAAAATATCCCCCTTCTTTAAAGATTGAGTCAGCAAAACTAGGTAGTGAATTAACAAGTTTTCTCAGTCCTAATTATCCGGGATGTAATGAAACCCCGATACTTGCACCGCAAGGCTTTCAACCATTAAAATTACGCTGGTTATTACCGCTAACTCTCGTACTGAGCTTGTTAATCGGGTTGATGATGGCTCACTATGGGCAAATTGCTCTTTTCTACTGGCATTCTCCAGTTAATTTAACGATTCCCGCGCTATTTAGACCAGAGACAATCTGGCAACTGTTGAAGCAGATTGTCTCTCAAGTCTGGTATCTCGGTTTCATTGCGGGAGTAGCGATCGCAATTCTAATTTACCCCGAATTTTTCCTAAGTGCGATCGCAGTTTTGTTCAGTCTCATTTTTGCGTTTATCATATCCCAAAACTGGCCAAAGGTGCTGCAATATTTTCACCCGACTCTTTTCAACAGCACCGAGCCTTTATTTGGTGAAGATATCAGCTTTTACATATTTTCCTTACCCCTTTGGGAACTGTTAGAACTCTGGCTGATGGGATTATGTTTGTATGGCTTCGTCGCTGTTACTCTCACTTATCTAATGTCAGCAGACAGTTTGAGTCAGGGGATTTTTCCTGGTTTTTCACCCCAGCAGCAACGCCATTTATTCGGTATGGGTGGCTTGTTGATGTTGGTAGTGGCTTTGAGTTATTGGCAAAGTCGCTATGAATTGGTGTATTCTAGCCGTGGTGTCAGTTATGGTGCTAGCTATACAGATGTGACAGCCCAGTTGCCAGCTTACACTGTGTTGTGCGTTATGGCAGTAGCGATCGCCTTTTACCTACTTGGACGAACGCTTTTTTGGAAACCCAAATCTCAGTATCGTCCCTTGGTTTTTTACGGGTTGGCGGTTTATCTAGTAATGGTTGCAGCCACTGATATTGTTCTACCTACAGTAGTGCAATATTTAATTGTCCAACCTAATGAGTTGCAGCGAGAGCAACCCTATATTCAGCGGACTATCGCCTTGACTCGTCAAGCATTTGATTTAGAAGCCATCGATACTAGAACCTTTAACCCCAAAGGGACATTAACTGAAGCTGATATTCAAAAGAATGACTTGACAATTCGCAATATTCGCCTGTGGGATCAGCGACCACTATTAGAAACTAATCGTCAGTTGCAACAAATTCGCCCCTACTATCGGTTTCCCGATGCCGATATTGACCGCTACATTCTCAAAACAGATTTAACTTCACCTCGACCAACTGCTTCCCAAAAGCCACTAGAACCGATTGAAAAAGAGGCAGGGGAGCAGGGAGCGGGGAGCAAGGGGGATGGAACAGAAAGGGATTCAACCTCATCTGTTGCGTTAGCTTCCCGAAGGGTACGAGAACTACTTAACAGAAGTAGGGGACTCAGACCCATGTTCCGCTCCGCTACACGGCAGGAGTCAGGGGTCATTCCCCCCCGCTCCCTGCCCCCAGCAAAGAGCCTCTTCGTTGAACCAACAGAACGGCGACAGGTACTCATCGCTGCACGAGAATTAGACTACAGTGCTGTACCACAGGAAGCTCAAACATGGATTAACCGCCATTTAATTTATACCCACGGCTTCGGATTTACTGTTAGCCCAGTTAATACAGTTGGGGCGGGTGGGCTACCAGAATATTTTGTTAAAGATATTAGCGGTGATAGTAGCGCCCTCACAACTGCCAGTAAAGCCATTCGTGACAGTATTCCCATTGGGCAACCCCGGATTTATTACGGTGAAATTACTAATAGTTACGTAATGACTGGCACAAAAGTGAGAGAACTAGATTACCCCAGTGGTAGTGATAATGTTTATAACTCTTACGATGGTCTGGGTGGCATTGAAATCGGTTCAGCATGGCGAAGGTGGTTATTTGCCATGTATTTGAAAGATTGGCAGATGGTGCTGACGCGGGACTTTTTGCCAGATACAAAGGTGCTATTACGGCGAAATGTTAAACAAAGAATTCAAGCGATCGCACCCTTCCTTAAATTTGACAGCGATCCCTATTTGGTAGCTGCTGCTGCTAATCAAGATTCCCCCAGTCATCCCAGTTATCTTTACTGGATTGTTGATGCCTACACAACGAGCGATCGCTATCCTTACTCAGACACTGGTAGCGATGGGATTAACTACATTCGCAATTCTATCAAAGTAGTGATTGATGCGTATCACGGCACTGTGAAATTCTATATTGCCGATCAGAACGATCCGATCATTGCTACTTGGTCGGCGATATTTCCCCAAATGTTCAAACCGCTCAGTTCAATGCCAGTAAATCTCCGCAGTCATACGCGGTATCCAGTGGACTTTTTCAAACTTCAATCTGAGCGATTGATGATTTACCACATGACCGACCCCCAGGTATTTTACAACCGGGAAGACCAATGGCAGATTCCTAACGAAATCTATGGCAGTGAACCCCGTCCGGTAGAGCCATACTATTTGATTACAAGTCTACCGACTGTAACTTTTGTTGACGCAGCTTCTCGGAAAGAAGAATTTATCCTACTTCTGCCCTATACTCCCAAACAACGGACTAATTTAATCGCTTGGTTAGCGGCGCGATCGGATGGCAAGAACTACGGTAGACTATTCTTATATGTCTTTCCTAAAGAACGCCTGGTTTACGGCCCAGAGCAAATTGAGGCGCGAATTAACCAAGACCCAGTAATTTCTCAGCAAATCTCCCTGTGGAATCGTCAGGGGTCAAGAGCCATTCAAGGCAATCTACTAGTAATTCCTATTGAGCAATCGCTGCTCTATGTCGAGCCAATCTATCTAGAAGCCACACAAAATAGCTTACCAACTTTGGTGCGGGTAGTCGTAGCTTACGAAAACAGAATTGTCATGGCACAAACCTTAGAACAAGCATTGCAGGGAATTTTTAAACCCGAAGTTACACCAGCCCCTCCGATTATCCGTCCCTTTGAAGAGGCAGCCCCGCGAGGTTAA
- a CDS encoding SH3 domain-containing protein — MLSGLTKFILGFFLAIAVLVGGGVAVALYFMNRTGIPPAKPVFSNDSPSVKAQAPKGTELGGGKPTLTSGTPIKSSSSPTPTPTPTASAKATPSAKPLPPGASRGRVSWREGLSLRSQPNQEAERVGGVSFNQKIIILQESDDKAWQKIRLEGSEQEGWVKAGNTEKVDEKQPDKPEDTQKPEQEQ, encoded by the coding sequence ATGTTGTCTGGCTTAACAAAATTTATACTTGGGTTTTTCTTAGCGATCGCTGTATTAGTAGGTGGTGGCGTTGCAGTCGCACTCTATTTCATGAATCGCACCGGTATACCCCCTGCAAAACCCGTTTTTTCCAACGATAGCCCCTCAGTAAAAGCCCAAGCGCCAAAAGGAACTGAGCTTGGAGGAGGTAAACCCACTCTTACCTCTGGGACACCTATTAAATCGTCTTCCAGCCCAACCCCTACTCCCACTCCCACAGCATCAGCAAAGGCTACCCCATCAGCAAAACCATTACCACCGGGAGCTTCTCGGGGACGTGTTAGTTGGCGTGAAGGCTTGAGTTTGCGATCGCAACCAAATCAAGAAGCTGAACGTGTTGGTGGAGTTAGTTTTAATCAAAAAATTATTATTTTGCAAGAAAGTGACGATAAAGCTTGGCAAAAGATCCGGTTGGAAGGTAGCGAACAAGAAGGTTGGGTAAAGGCAGGTAATACCGAAAAAGTTGATGAAAAACAACCTGATAAACCAGAGGATACACAAAAACCAGAGCAAGAACAATAA
- a CDS encoding AAA family ATPase produces the protein MNFREEFKLLLRARYPLIYIPTYEEERVEAAIREEATNQGNRPVYTWDFVDGYQGNPNDVGFGRRNPLQALEFIEKLPASAPAVLILRDYHRFLDDVAIARKLRNLSRLLKSQPKNIVLLSPRIAIPDDLTEVLTVVEFPLPAAPEIKTEVERLLQSTGNSLSGKVLDDLVRSCQGLSMERIRRVLAKAIATHGELQPEDVDLVLEEKRQTIRQTQILDFYPATEQISDIGGLDNLKDWLIRRGGSFTDKARQYGLPHPRGLMLVGIQGTGKSLTAKAIAHHWHLPLLRLDVGRLFGGLVGESESRTRQMIQVAEALAPCILWIDEIDKAFAGVGSKGDAGTASRVFGTFINWLAEKSSPVFVVATANDIQALPPEMLRKGRFDEIFFVGLPTQEERKAIYDVHLSRLRPHNLKSYDIERLAYETPDFSGAEIEQTLIEAMHIGFSQNRDFATDDILEAASQIIPLARTAVEQIQQLQEWAAAGRARLASKHNPLSDRLRRNT, from the coding sequence ATGAACTTCCGTGAAGAGTTTAAACTGCTGCTACGCGCCCGCTACCCCTTAATTTATATTCCCACTTATGAGGAAGAACGGGTAGAAGCAGCGATCCGGGAAGAAGCAACCAACCAGGGTAATCGCCCAGTATATACTTGGGATTTTGTCGATGGCTACCAGGGAAACCCTAATGATGTTGGCTTTGGGCGACGTAACCCCCTACAAGCTTTAGAATTTATCGAAAAATTACCAGCTTCTGCGCCAGCTGTATTGATTCTCCGAGATTATCATCGCTTTTTAGATGATGTAGCGATCGCCCGCAAACTCCGCAATCTCTCCCGACTCCTCAAGTCGCAACCAAAAAATATTGTCCTACTATCGCCACGCATCGCCATTCCTGACGATTTAACCGAAGTTTTGACAGTCGTCGAGTTTCCCTTACCAGCCGCTCCAGAAATTAAAACTGAGGTAGAACGCTTACTACAAAGTACTGGTAACTCACTTTCTGGCAAAGTTTTAGATGACTTAGTACGCTCTTGTCAAGGGCTTTCGATGGAACGGATTCGCCGGGTTTTAGCAAAAGCGATCGCTACTCACGGAGAATTGCAACCAGAAGACGTGGATCTGGTTTTGGAAGAAAAGCGCCAAACTATCCGCCAAACCCAAATCTTGGACTTCTATCCCGCCACTGAGCAAATTTCTGATATCGGCGGATTGGATAACTTGAAAGACTGGCTGATCCGTCGGGGAGGCTCATTTACTGATAAGGCGCGGCAGTACGGATTACCGCACCCCCGTGGTTTAATGTTGGTGGGTATTCAGGGAACTGGTAAATCGTTAACCGCAAAAGCGATCGCTCATCACTGGCATTTACCCTTGCTACGTCTGGATGTGGGCAGATTATTTGGTGGTTTGGTGGGTGAATCAGAATCTCGCACTCGGCAAATGATCCAAGTAGCTGAAGCCCTCGCTCCCTGTATATTGTGGATTGATGAAATAGATAAAGCCTTTGCCGGAGTTGGTAGCAAAGGTGATGCCGGAACAGCCAGCCGGGTGTTTGGTACTTTTATTAACTGGCTAGCCGAAAAAAGCTCACCCGTTTTTGTCGTCGCCACCGCTAACGACATCCAAGCCTTACCGCCAGAAATGCTCCGCAAAGGGCGATTTGATGAAATTTTCTTTGTGGGATTGCCCACCCAAGAAGAGAGAAAAGCAATTTATGATGTGCATTTATCCCGATTGCGCCCCCACAACTTGAAAAGTTATGACATCGAGAGGTTAGCTTATGAAACACCAGATTTTTCTGGGGCGGAGATTGAGCAAACTTTAATTGAAGCGATGCATATTGGATTTAGCCAAAACCGTGACTTTGCTACCGATGACATTTTAGAAGCAGCCAGTCAGATTATACCTTTGGCGCGAACTGCCGTAGAGCAAATTCAGCAACTCCAAGAATGGGCGGCTGCGGGGAGAGCGCGTTTAGCATCGAAACACAATCCTTTAAGCGATCGCCTCCGGCGTAATACTTAA
- a CDS encoding type II toxin-antitoxin system HicB family antitoxin has product MNRLSLHVLVEQASEGHFIASVPELPDCVAEAETRSDAIAAVQEQVRVRLANIEVLMLEVANNPWTDFIGMFEGDDEFATLAQELRTERELDINSTV; this is encoded by the coding sequence TTGAATAGGCTGTCTCTTCATGTTCTGGTTGAACAGGCATCCGAGGGGCATTTTATCGCGTCAGTGCCAGAGTTGCCTGATTGTGTAGCCGAAGCTGAAACCCGTTCAGATGCGATCGCGGCCGTACAAGAGCAAGTTAGAGTGAGACTGGCAAATATTGAGGTACTGATGCTAGAAGTTGCCAATAATCCTTGGACAGATTTTATTGGGATGTTTGAAGGAGATGATGAGTTTGCAACTCTTGCTCAGGAACTCCGTACTGAGCGCGAATTAGATATAAATAGTACTGTATGA
- a CDS encoding type II toxin-antitoxin system VapC family toxin, whose amino-acid sequence MSLWVLDTDHVSLLLERHPFVSRRVSEVGAEVAISIVTVQELFNGWVVRINSARKVEDVVRLYGKLSRTVALFGRVRVLDFDDFAGETFVRLRLENPTLSKQRLQKDMRIAAIALALDAVVVTRNYRDFSQVPSLKIEDWSRQDG is encoded by the coding sequence ATGAGCCTTTGGGTGTTAGATACAGATCATGTGTCACTTCTATTAGAGCGACATCCATTCGTTAGCCGTCGGGTGTCAGAGGTGGGAGCAGAGGTAGCGATTTCTATTGTGACGGTTCAGGAATTGTTTAATGGTTGGGTGGTGAGAATTAATAGTGCGCGAAAAGTTGAAGATGTTGTGCGACTGTATGGAAAGTTGAGCCGGACAGTTGCTCTATTTGGACGGGTGAGGGTGTTGGATTTTGATGATTTTGCAGGTGAAACGTTTGTGCGATTGCGATTAGAAAATCCCACGTTATCGAAACAGCGATTACAGAAGGATATGCGAATCGCGGCAATTGCCTTGGCTCTTGATGCAGTTGTAGTGACGCGAAACTATCGAGATTTTTCTCAAGTGCCTTCTTTAAAGATTGAGGATTGGTCACGACAGGATGGATGA
- a CDS encoding putative toxin-antitoxin system toxin component, PIN family translates to MVIDTNIIISALIFGSRVSRLRLAWQDDLFTPLVSKATTTELIRVLAYPKLKLTPTEQEDLLSDYILFCEAVAMPSRLPVIPECRDPFDVPFLLLAVVSEADYLVTGDSEALPPKADRDLLSLKDNFSCPIITAEDFLNVIDGQSP, encoded by the coding sequence GTGGTAATTGATACTAATATCATCATCTCGGCGCTGATATTTGGGAGCAGAGTATCTAGGCTTCGTTTGGCATGGCAGGACGATCTCTTCACTCCACTGGTTTCTAAAGCGACAACAACTGAGTTAATCCGAGTGCTGGCTTATCCAAAGTTGAAGCTCACGCCAACTGAGCAAGAAGATTTACTATCGGATTACATACTCTTTTGTGAAGCTGTCGCGATGCCCAGCCGCTTGCCTGTAATTCCTGAATGTCGCGATCCGTTTGATGTGCCTTTTTTACTTTTGGCTGTGGTAAGTGAGGCTGATTATCTCGTGACCGGCGATAGCGAAGCGCTGCCGCCAAAGGCGGATCGCGATTTACTCAGTCTAAAAGATAATTTTTCTTGCCCGATTATCACGGCTGAAGATTTTCTAAATGTTATTGATGGTCAGTCACCCTAA
- a CDS encoding YceD family protein, with protein sequence MDAIYIPQLTKAPERTEEVQVEEFLPGLETLTPVRGHVRVQHHGSYLEVSAQAETIITCTCNRCLQQYNRRLGLDTKEIIWLDETANQVNDLPLEREVVMEELLETLPPDGHFYPNEWLYEQMCLAVPLRQLCSRNCPGIPVSSTAEISDSSDTPVDNRWASLEALKKQLPS encoded by the coding sequence ATGGACGCAATTTATATTCCGCAGCTAACTAAAGCCCCGGAGCGGACAGAGGAAGTTCAAGTTGAGGAATTTCTGCCTGGTCTGGAAACATTAACACCAGTTCGCGGTCATGTGCGTGTGCAGCATCATGGCAGTTACCTGGAAGTATCCGCTCAGGCAGAAACAATTATTACTTGTACCTGCAACCGATGCTTGCAGCAATACAATCGCCGCTTAGGGCTTGATACGAAAGAAATCATCTGGTTAGACGAAACTGCAAATCAAGTAAATGACTTGCCCCTAGAAAGGGAAGTAGTTATGGAAGAATTGCTTGAAACCCTACCACCCGATGGTCATTTTTATCCCAATGAATGGCTGTATGAGCAGATGTGTTTAGCAGTACCTCTGCGCCAACTGTGCAGTAGGAATTGTCCAGGTATTCCTGTAAGTAGTACTGCTGAGATTTCTGATAGTTCTGATACTCCAGTTGATAACCGTTGGGCTTCTCTGGAAGCACTGAAAAAGCAACTTCCGAGCTAA
- a CDS encoding protein jag — MSNISMQRGQQWLKTLLELTGVPAEIQGHLETPQSQDSDSPEPDNYWLTIDQTNLTTEQIQVLIGTDGSVLDAIQYLTNSVLNLSQPPEEQASYTIELNGYRVKREAEIRALAEGAADEVRFSGREVEIKSLSSAERRQIHTFLKEFGDLETFSRGKEPHRHLVVRPVSLEEERRD; from the coding sequence ATGAGCAATATTTCAATGCAGCGGGGTCAGCAGTGGTTAAAAACCCTGCTAGAACTCACTGGAGTACCTGCTGAGATTCAGGGTCATTTAGAAACTCCCCAATCTCAAGATAGCGATTCCCCAGAGCCAGATAATTACTGGTTGACAATCGATCAAACTAATCTGACGACAGAACAAATCCAGGTATTAATTGGTACTGATGGTTCTGTGCTAGATGCGATTCAGTATCTAACTAATTCGGTTTTAAACCTGAGCCAACCCCCAGAGGAACAAGCTTCTTACACCATTGAATTGAATGGCTATCGGGTTAAAAGAGAAGCCGAAATTCGCGCATTAGCAGAAGGAGCAGCTGATGAAGTGCGCTTTTCTGGTAGAGAAGTGGAAATCAAATCTCTCAGTTCTGCTGAAAGGCGACAAATCCATACTTTCTTGAAGGAATTTGGAGATTTGGAAACCTTCAGTCGCGGCAAAGAGCCACATCGTCATCTGGTTGTGCGACCAGTTTCTTTGGAAGAAGAGAGACGCGATTAA
- the yidC gene encoding membrane protein insertase YidC, with amino-acid sequence MDFGIGFLSNNVMLPIIDFFYGIFPSYGLAIVALTLIVRFALYPLSAGSIRNMRKMRIVQPLMQKRMAEIKERYKDEPQKQQEEMVNVQKEFGNPLAGCFPLLVQMPVLLALFATLRGSPFASANYSVNLQILPAEQIEQIQPQAFATAPQNIYVADGEHVKVAAILPSGSKLAVGEHTKIQYQTVEGKPFQVLLAEHPENKLTPDWKITKGEERIKIDAEGNVEALQPGEVSIQGTIPGLAAEKGFLFIDALGRVGAQDPDGTIHWDIVAMIVFFGISLYVSQMLSGQNSSGGNPQQDTVNKITPVIFSGMFLFFPLPAGVLMYMVIGNIFQTAQTYLLSREPLPEELQKIVETQEKEAVVTEQKALPFEPKSSKKKATGGS; translated from the coding sequence ATGGATTTTGGTATCGGCTTTCTCTCGAACAACGTGATGTTGCCAATCATAGATTTCTTCTATGGTATATTTCCGAGCTACGGATTGGCGATCGTTGCTTTGACATTGATAGTCCGCTTCGCGCTCTATCCCCTGAGTGCTGGCTCAATTCGCAATATGCGGAAGATGCGAATTGTACAACCTCTGATGCAGAAGCGGATGGCAGAAATTAAAGAGCGCTATAAGGATGAACCGCAAAAGCAGCAAGAGGAAATGGTCAATGTTCAAAAAGAATTTGGCAACCCCTTAGCAGGCTGTTTTCCATTATTAGTACAAATGCCGGTCTTATTAGCGCTGTTTGCCACTTTGCGGGGTTCGCCTTTTGCAAGCGCAAACTACAGCGTTAACTTGCAAATCCTTCCCGCAGAACAAATCGAGCAAATTCAACCCCAAGCCTTTGCTACTGCTCCCCAAAATATTTATGTTGCTGATGGCGAACACGTTAAAGTAGCTGCAATCCTACCCAGTGGTAGCAAACTGGCCGTTGGAGAACACACTAAAATTCAATATCAGACTGTTGAGGGCAAACCCTTTCAGGTACTTTTAGCAGAACATCCAGAAAATAAGCTAACTCCTGATTGGAAAATCACCAAAGGCGAAGAACGGATAAAAATTGATGCTGAGGGCAATGTAGAAGCCTTGCAACCGGGAGAAGTTAGCATTCAAGGAACAATCCCCGGACTAGCAGCAGAAAAAGGCTTTTTATTCATTGATGCTTTAGGCAGGGTTGGCGCACAAGATCCAGATGGCACAATTCACTGGGATATTGTCGCCATGATTGTCTTCTTTGGAATCAGCCTTTATGTAAGCCAAATGCTATCGGGGCAAAATTCCAGTGGTGGCAATCCGCAGCAAGATACAGTTAACAAAATCACTCCAGTTATCTTTTCTGGGATGTTTTTGTTCTTCCCCCTACCAGCCGGGGTGCTGATGTATATGGTGATTGGTAATATTTTCCAAACCGCACAAACTTATCTTCTTTCCCGCGAACCTCTACCAGAAGAACTCCAAAAAATCGTAGAAACTCAGGAGAAAGAAGCAGTAGTCACAGAACAAAAAGCATTGCCATTTGAACCGAAAAGTTCCAAGAAAAAGGCCACAGGGGGATCATGA
- a CDS encoding PH domain-containing protein, which produces MFDGIREDVYYEGGPHIGDLIVNLIIGLTIVGIPLTVGAIVRALWLRFRITDRRVTVIGGWQGRDRTDIIYSEIVKVVTIPRGIGLWGDMVLTLKNGSRLELRAIPKFREVYDYINERIAAKNPEYSATANK; this is translated from the coding sequence GTGTTCGATGGAATTCGTGAAGATGTCTATTATGAAGGTGGCCCCCATATTGGGGATTTAATTGTCAACCTGATAATTGGGCTAACCATTGTCGGGATACCATTAACAGTTGGGGCAATTGTCAGAGCATTGTGGCTGCGTTTCCGCATCACCGATCGCCGAGTTACCGTGATTGGAGGTTGGCAAGGGCGCGATCGCACTGACATAATTTACTCAGAAATTGTCAAAGTCGTTACAATCCCCCGTGGCATTGGCTTGTGGGGAGATATGGTACTAACCCTAAAAAACGGCAGTCGTCTCGAATTGCGTGCAATTCCCAAATTCCGGGAAGTCTATGACTACATTAACGAAAGAATTGCTGCGAAAAATCCCGAATATAGCGCCACTGCTAACAAGTGA